Proteins from one Telopea speciosissima isolate NSW1024214 ecotype Mountain lineage chromosome 1, Tspe_v1, whole genome shotgun sequence genomic window:
- the LOC122648809 gene encoding kinesin-like protein KIN-14C isoform X2: MKGKTKFDYKANREHTTECLKKLRLCIKWFLEREDCHVLEQEKLKNMVACAENERTELEMQMKSKEEESNSIIAEFRKNNASLEARCMKEEADKLAALDSQGKEKDARVAAESAQASLSKELRKTCEELSSANKKIVSVDEMYKRLQEYNTSLQQYNSKLQTEVASANETLKRVEKEKAAIVENLSTLRGHYNSLQDQLASFRVSQEHGIKQNEALMNEVGCLRGELQQVRDDRDRQLLQVQTLSEEVVKYQEITGKSTAELDKMSMKSSALEDTCSAQREQIGMLQHRLAAANEKLQRADLSALDMRTEFEEQKKVVEDLKNRLAESELQIIEAEKLRKKLHNTILELKGNIRVFCRVRPLLPDDGAGSEMTVISYPTSTEALGRGIDLVQSGQKHPFTFDQVFTHEASQENVFVEISQLVQSALDGYKVCIFAYGQTGSGKTYTMMGKPEAPEQKGLIPRSLEQIFQTSQSLLNQGWKYKMQASMLEIYNETIRDLLSANRSSGLDSSRTDNGVAGKQYAIRHDANGNTHVSDLTIVDVCGIKEVSSLLRQAAQSRSVGKTQMNEQSSRSHFVFTLRISGVNESTEQQVQGVLNLIDLAGSERLAKSGSTGDRLKETQAINKSLSHLSDVINSLAKKEDHVPFRNSKLTHLLQPCLGGDSKTMMFVNISPDPSSVGESLCSLRFAARVNACEIGIPRRETTMRPLDSRLSYG; the protein is encoded by the exons ATGAA agggaagacgAAATTTGATTACAAG GCAAATAGGGAACACACGACTGAGTGTCTCAAAAAACTCCGGCTCTGCATCAAATGGTTCCTAGAACGTGAGGATTGCCATGTCCTTGAACAGGAGAAGCTTAAGAATATGGTAGCATGTGCTGAGAATGAGCGTACTGAACTTG AGATGCAAATGAAAAGCAAGGAAGAAGAATCAAATAGTATTATTGCAGAATTTAGGAAAAATAATGCTTCTTTAGAGGCCAGATGTATGAAGGAAGAGGCTGATAAGTTG gCTGCTCTTGATTctcaaggaaaagaaaaggatgcTAGAGTTGCTGCTGAAAGTGCACAAGCTTCTCTTTCAAAAGAGCTCAGAAAAACTTGTGAAGAACTGTCCAGTGCTAATAAGAAG ATAGTGTCTGTTGATGAAATGTACAAGCGATTGCAAGAGTACAATACAAGCTTACAGCAATACAACAGCAAACTGCAGACAGAGGTTGCATCAGCCAATGAGACCCTTAAACGTgtagaaaaggaaaaagctGCAATAGTAGAGAACCTCAGCACCTTAAGGGGTCACTATAATTCATTACAGGATCAATTGGCTTCTTTCAGA GTTTCACAGGAACATGGTATTAAGCAAAATGAAGCACTAATGAATGAAGTGGGTTGCCTCAGAGGTGAGCTCCAGCAAGTAAGAGATGATCGTGATCGCCAATTGTTACAGGTGCAGACATTATCAGAAGAGGTAGTGAAGTACCAAGAGATTACAGGGAAGTCAACTGCTGAGTTGGATAAGATGAGCATGAAATCCAGTGCTTTGGAG GATACATGCTCTGCCCAGAGAGAGCAGATAGGGATGCTGCAGCACCGGTTAGCAGCTGCAAATGAGAAACTGCAG AGAGCTGATTTGTCAGCCTTGGATATGAGGACTGAATTTGAAGAGCAAAAAAAAGTGGTTGAGGACTTAAAAAATCGTCTGGCAGAATCAGAACTTCAAATTATTGAAGCAGAAAAGCTACGTAAAAAGTTGCACAACACCATATTG GAGTTAAAAGGGAATATCAGGGTCTTCTGCAGAGTTCGGCCCTTGTTGCCAGATGATGGTGCAGGATCTGAAATGACAGTTATTTCTTATCCTACTTCAACGGAAGCCCTTGGAAGGGGCATTGACTTAGTGCAAAGTG GGCAAAAACACCCCTTCACATTTGATCAAGTATTCACTCACGAGGCATCACAGGAGAATGTTTTTGTGGAAATTTCACAGCTGGTGCAAAGTGCCCTTGATGGCTATAAG GTTTGCATTTTTGCCTATGGTCAGACTGGTTCTGGCAAGACCTATACCATGATGGGAAAACCAGAAGCTCCAGAGCAGAAAGGGCTGATTCCTCGATCCTTGGAACAGATATTTCAAACTAGCCAGTCACTTCTAAACCAAGGATGGAAATACAAAATGCAG GCCTCAATGTTGGAGATATACAATGAGACAATCCGTGATTTGCTTTCAGCAAATCGATCCAGTGGTCTAGACAGTTCAAGGACGGACAATGGTGTAGCTGGAAAGCAGTATGCAATTAGACATGATGCAAATGGCAACACACATGTCTCTGATCTCACAATTGTGGATGTCTGTGGCATCAAAGAGGTATCCTCTCTGCTACGGCAGGCGGCACAAAGCAG GTCCGTGGGCAAGACCCAAATGAATGAACAGTCTTCAAGAAGTCATTTTGTCTTCACCTTGCGGATCTCTGGTGTTAATGAG AGTACGGAACAACAAGTTCAGGGTGTACTCAACCTTATCGACCTTGCTGGTAGTGAAAGACTTGCTAAGAGTGGATCAACTGGGGATCGGCTCAAAGAAACTCAG GCCATCAACAAAAGTTTATCACACTTAAGTGATGTCATAAATTCACTTGCTAAGAAAGAGGACCATGTACCTTTCAGAAATTCAAAGCTTACTCATCTTCTTCAG CCTTGCTTAGGTGGGGATTCCAAGACCATGATGTTTGTCAACATCTCACCTGACCCATCATCTGTGGGAGAGTCGCTTTGTTCTCTTCGGTTTGCTGCTAGAGTTAATGCCTGTGAGATTGGGATTCCCCGACGTGAGACTACCATGCGACCTCTAGATTCTCGGTTGAGTTATGGTTGA
- the LOC122648809 gene encoding kinesin-like protein KIN-14C isoform X1, translating to MASRNQNKPPISNVLPPRSSSNRKYNLDEVPIDKRRKIGSGKTAAPANSGRTRQVFSIVNEGQDLATVCDPASTAGSQCIEFTLEDAKALLNEKKGKTKFDYKANREHTTECLKKLRLCIKWFLEREDCHVLEQEKLKNMVACAENERTELEMQMKSKEEESNSIIAEFRKNNASLEARCMKEEADKLAALDSQGKEKDARVAAESAQASLSKELRKTCEELSSANKKIVSVDEMYKRLQEYNTSLQQYNSKLQTEVASANETLKRVEKEKAAIVENLSTLRGHYNSLQDQLASFRVSQEHGIKQNEALMNEVGCLRGELQQVRDDRDRQLLQVQTLSEEVVKYQEITGKSTAELDKMSMKSSALEDTCSAQREQIGMLQHRLAAANEKLQRADLSALDMRTEFEEQKKVVEDLKNRLAESELQIIEAEKLRKKLHNTILELKGNIRVFCRVRPLLPDDGAGSEMTVISYPTSTEALGRGIDLVQSGQKHPFTFDQVFTHEASQENVFVEISQLVQSALDGYKVCIFAYGQTGSGKTYTMMGKPEAPEQKGLIPRSLEQIFQTSQSLLNQGWKYKMQASMLEIYNETIRDLLSANRSSGLDSSRTDNGVAGKQYAIRHDANGNTHVSDLTIVDVCGIKEVSSLLRQAAQSRSVGKTQMNEQSSRSHFVFTLRISGVNESTEQQVQGVLNLIDLAGSERLAKSGSTGDRLKETQAINKSLSHLSDVINSLAKKEDHVPFRNSKLTHLLQPCLGGDSKTMMFVNISPDPSSVGESLCSLRFAARVNACEIGIPRRETTMRPLDSRLSYG from the exons ATGGCTTCGAGAAACCAGAACAAGCCCCCTATCAGCAACGTGCTTCCTCCTCGTAGTTCCTCAAAT AGGAAATATAACCTTGATGAAGTCCCAATAGACAAACGTCGTAAGATTGGATCTGGAAAGACGGCGGCACCGGCCAACAGTGGTCGCACGCGTCAGGTCTTCTCTATAGTGAATGAAGGTCAAGATCTTGCTACAGTCTGCGATCCGGCTAGTACTGCTGGCTCTCAGTGCATTGAGTTCACCTTAGAGGATGCAAAAGCACTTCTCAatgagaagaaagggaagacgAAATTTGATTACAAG GCAAATAGGGAACACACGACTGAGTGTCTCAAAAAACTCCGGCTCTGCATCAAATGGTTCCTAGAACGTGAGGATTGCCATGTCCTTGAACAGGAGAAGCTTAAGAATATGGTAGCATGTGCTGAGAATGAGCGTACTGAACTTG AGATGCAAATGAAAAGCAAGGAAGAAGAATCAAATAGTATTATTGCAGAATTTAGGAAAAATAATGCTTCTTTAGAGGCCAGATGTATGAAGGAAGAGGCTGATAAGTTG gCTGCTCTTGATTctcaaggaaaagaaaaggatgcTAGAGTTGCTGCTGAAAGTGCACAAGCTTCTCTTTCAAAAGAGCTCAGAAAAACTTGTGAAGAACTGTCCAGTGCTAATAAGAAG ATAGTGTCTGTTGATGAAATGTACAAGCGATTGCAAGAGTACAATACAAGCTTACAGCAATACAACAGCAAACTGCAGACAGAGGTTGCATCAGCCAATGAGACCCTTAAACGTgtagaaaaggaaaaagctGCAATAGTAGAGAACCTCAGCACCTTAAGGGGTCACTATAATTCATTACAGGATCAATTGGCTTCTTTCAGA GTTTCACAGGAACATGGTATTAAGCAAAATGAAGCACTAATGAATGAAGTGGGTTGCCTCAGAGGTGAGCTCCAGCAAGTAAGAGATGATCGTGATCGCCAATTGTTACAGGTGCAGACATTATCAGAAGAGGTAGTGAAGTACCAAGAGATTACAGGGAAGTCAACTGCTGAGTTGGATAAGATGAGCATGAAATCCAGTGCTTTGGAG GATACATGCTCTGCCCAGAGAGAGCAGATAGGGATGCTGCAGCACCGGTTAGCAGCTGCAAATGAGAAACTGCAG AGAGCTGATTTGTCAGCCTTGGATATGAGGACTGAATTTGAAGAGCAAAAAAAAGTGGTTGAGGACTTAAAAAATCGTCTGGCAGAATCAGAACTTCAAATTATTGAAGCAGAAAAGCTACGTAAAAAGTTGCACAACACCATATTG GAGTTAAAAGGGAATATCAGGGTCTTCTGCAGAGTTCGGCCCTTGTTGCCAGATGATGGTGCAGGATCTGAAATGACAGTTATTTCTTATCCTACTTCAACGGAAGCCCTTGGAAGGGGCATTGACTTAGTGCAAAGTG GGCAAAAACACCCCTTCACATTTGATCAAGTATTCACTCACGAGGCATCACAGGAGAATGTTTTTGTGGAAATTTCACAGCTGGTGCAAAGTGCCCTTGATGGCTATAAG GTTTGCATTTTTGCCTATGGTCAGACTGGTTCTGGCAAGACCTATACCATGATGGGAAAACCAGAAGCTCCAGAGCAGAAAGGGCTGATTCCTCGATCCTTGGAACAGATATTTCAAACTAGCCAGTCACTTCTAAACCAAGGATGGAAATACAAAATGCAG GCCTCAATGTTGGAGATATACAATGAGACAATCCGTGATTTGCTTTCAGCAAATCGATCCAGTGGTCTAGACAGTTCAAGGACGGACAATGGTGTAGCTGGAAAGCAGTATGCAATTAGACATGATGCAAATGGCAACACACATGTCTCTGATCTCACAATTGTGGATGTCTGTGGCATCAAAGAGGTATCCTCTCTGCTACGGCAGGCGGCACAAAGCAG GTCCGTGGGCAAGACCCAAATGAATGAACAGTCTTCAAGAAGTCATTTTGTCTTCACCTTGCGGATCTCTGGTGTTAATGAG AGTACGGAACAACAAGTTCAGGGTGTACTCAACCTTATCGACCTTGCTGGTAGTGAAAGACTTGCTAAGAGTGGATCAACTGGGGATCGGCTCAAAGAAACTCAG GCCATCAACAAAAGTTTATCACACTTAAGTGATGTCATAAATTCACTTGCTAAGAAAGAGGACCATGTACCTTTCAGAAATTCAAAGCTTACTCATCTTCTTCAG CCTTGCTTAGGTGGGGATTCCAAGACCATGATGTTTGTCAACATCTCACCTGACCCATCATCTGTGGGAGAGTCGCTTTGTTCTCTTCGGTTTGCTGCTAGAGTTAATGCCTGTGAGATTGGGATTCCCCGACGTGAGACTACCATGCGACCTCTAGATTCTCGGTTGAGTTATGGTTGA